The Mobula hypostoma chromosome 22, sMobHyp1.1, whole genome shotgun sequence genome includes a region encoding these proteins:
- the LOC134336490 gene encoding phosphoinositide-interacting protein-like — MKSSSTENTNLGMPLCSESKDLLTSRAGSTFYSSSRSVSIWTSEPQTAWEVYHKPIIVMSIGGAFFILGSIATGLYFAQITKKTCNILGPAFLSLGIMFLVFGLVWLPILKEKQQKKSVSRYFRKQRSPLFAL, encoded by the coding sequence ATGAAATCAAGTTCAACTGAGAACACGAATCTCGGCATGCCATTGTGCTCAGAGTCCAAAGATCTACTGACTAGTCGTGCAGGAAGTACTTTTTACAGCAGTTCGAGAAGTGTATCCATTTGGACCTCAGAGCCACAGACAGCCTGGGAAGTTTATCACAAACCTATCATTGTCATGTCGATTGGAGGAGCATTTTTCATTTTGGGTTCCATTGCAACTGGCTTGTACTTTGCACAGATCACCAAGAAAACATGCAATATACTGGGGCCAGCATTTCTGTCGCTTGGGATAATGTTTCTTGTATTTGGATTGGTCTGGCTTCCTATTCTCAAAGAAaagcaacaaaagaagtctgtgTCTAGATATTTCAGGAAGCAGAGGTCACCATTGTTTGCCTTGTGA